One genomic region from Nymphaea colorata isolate Beijing-Zhang1983 chromosome 10, ASM883128v2, whole genome shotgun sequence encodes:
- the LOC116261934 gene encoding uncharacterized protein LOC116261934 produces MAGVSPEQLERVKASLERTGDRLQDSGDSRHFSSYDSLISSCIRLEEAFPGRLLCSFVVPPHLLNTGKFLHGGATASLVDIIGSAVILTTGVLTTGVTLEISVSYLDSAYLNEEIEIEAKVLRVGKAIAVVNVELRKKGNGKIVATGRHTKYLAVSSRL; encoded by the exons ATGGCGGGGGTGTCGCCGGAGCAACTCGAGAGGGTCAAGGCCTCACTAGAACGTACAGGCGACCGCCTCCAGGATTCCGGCGATTCCAGGCACTTCTCCTCCTATGACTCCCTCATCTCTTCCTGCATCCGCCTCGAAGAGGCCTTCCCTGGCCGCCTCCTCTGCTCCTTCGTGGTCCCACCACACCTCCTG AACACAGGCAAGTTTCTCCACGGAGGCGCCACCGCTTCGCTGGTCGACATTATCGGATCGGCGGTCATTCTAACCACCGGGGTCCTAACTACTGGCGTCACCCTTGAGATCAGCGTCTCTTATCTCGACTCTGCCTATCTCAAC GAAGAGATCGAGATCGAGGCGAAGGTTTTGCGCGTTGGAAAGGCGATTGCGGTGGTCAATGTGGAACTCAGGAAGAAAGGGAACGGCAAGATTGTAGCGACCGGGAGGCATACCAAGTACCTTGCCGTCTCTAGCAGATTGTGA